TGGGCCTGATTAATCTGCCCCCGCGCAACCGCCGTCTCCGAGATCGTCGTGGTGATGTCCTCCCGAATCGCCCGTGGTGACATCCAGGTAAAACCCCGAAGTGCCGATGACCGAACCCGACTCGTCGACCATGCTGTCACCCACCACGACCACAAAGCGGGTATGCCCGGCCGTGTCAATGATGCGGTGCCGACTGTTAAAGGGCTCCCCCTGCAGCACCCGATCCAAAACAGCCGTGACTTGCTGGCGATCGTCGGGATGTTTGTGCAGCAGGAGCAGCTCGGTGGTCGGTGTCACCGTTCTCGGCTCATAGCCATGCATCCGGGCAACCGCCTTTGACCACTCCCAGCGCTGGCCATCAAGGAAAAACCGGAACCGACCGACCCGCTGCGCCGTGCCAGCCACCACAGCGGCGTCATCGAAGTCGTCAACCACTTCACAACCTCCTGCCCGCACCGCAGAAGCCTCTGTCTGGGCTGGCGTGTGGGCGCGGCGAAGCCTCCGGGGTCACGTAGCACATCGGAATCGTCACCATCTTTGTCGAGCTCCCGACATAGTTTGCACTTTTCGACACTGGCTTTGCGCTCCGAGTGTGATCTGGCTGGTCGCGATAATCTGTTCCTAGCAACAGAGATAATTCATGTCAAATGCATGATTCTTCGTAGCTCACCGAGCCGACATGTCTATGTCCGTAAACGGATGTGGCCCCACCTCCTGATCTTTTCGACCCCGAACCGACCCGACGTGACCCGTCAGACCGCCTGATGCTGAGCAGTGATTACTGATGCTGAGCAATGATTAGAGGTCTGTAGATGAGCCTCGGCGAGGCGGAACGGGCGGACCTTCCCGAGGACGATCTGAAGTCCGTTTGTCTGATCAAGGACCGGCGTCGGCGCCCTGATTCGGGAAGCTACGCCCATGCTCACGGTTGTGGCAGCGGTGCGCCCCCTCTGCAACAGCACGAGAGATCGCTACGCTTGCATCCACTGCACGCCCGATGACTCACGTCGCAAACTCGACTGGTCAGGTCAGACTCAGTTGAAAGGTCTCGACCCGTGTCGCAGATGGCCAAGTCCCCCTCGGACACAATCTTGTTAGCTGGCAGTGTCCGTAAATCAGCTCCGAACTGCATCGGAGCGGATTTTTCGTGGTTGCTTACGTCCACTCGACACCGACACGGACCCCCACAACTAACGCCGGCGGCGAAAGCACCGCCGCGAAGAACTCACCACTGCGACCACCGAGGTCGCAGGCGATCAGACCTGCCGATTAGTAACGGATTCAAGAGGACCGTGAATTGCTTCGACATGTCTCCGGACTCACCGCGATTCAATGCGCCGCGTCCTGGTGACACTGGCGGACGTAAAGGTTCAGCCGGACTGTGGTGGATAGTCTGGCGACCAAGTACCTGACAACGACGGGGAGCAGAATGGTCGCGTTGGGCGGCGGTGGTATCGCAGCCTTCGGTCTCAGGTACCAGTACCTCGTAACGGCCGAATACGTCTTGGGCTTCCTTCGAAATAACCTCGCTCTGATACCGCACACGACGCTGGTGATCGAGCCGCTGCATAGGAAGGACGATGGCAAAGACGACGATGTAGTCGACTTCGCGGTCGAGATCGACGACGAGCCATCGCACAACGTGCAGGTGAAGTCGTCCTCTGAGCCCGATGATCACCCACTGCAACCGGCTGCTGCGGGAGAAGTCTTCGACCGACTTGTGATCCACCCCGCTGAAGAGAGAATTCTGCTCACGAACAAGCCCCTCTCGCCCGTCCTGGCCGACGCGGCGATAGAGCAAACGACCTATGCGAGCCGGACGGAGTACACCTGGCCGTCGGGCCCGCAGGCACCTGTTGGAGCTGCGGAACCGCGCATCATCTTCGACTCGCGAAGCACGGCTGAGTTGTTCGACTCAATCACGGAGTTGATCAAAGGTTTCCGCGTGGAGCGTGGACGCTCGCCAGGCACCGTCACCTGCCAGCTGCTGGTCTCGATCCTTGTCGACTTCATCTTCAGCGCTGCGGCGGGGACAGAACCAAGCAGAATTTCCGCCCTCGATCTCCTCGACAAGCTCGTCATGCCGGACGCAGCGATCGCGCAAGTCGCCGGCGGATTTGATTGGGGCTTACCGATTACCAACATCCCCAACTATCTGTCGACCGTTCCCAGGCTGGGCTACCTCAATGAGATTCAAAGCCATCTCGACCTTACGAAGGAAGTGTCGACTCCTTCTCGCGTGGTGTTAGCGGGCCGGACAGGAAACGGGAAAACCGTTCTTGCATCGGACTATTGCCATATTGAAGCCATCTCGTACGCGTTCATATGTTGGGTCGACTGTCGCGACGTTGACTTCATCGAACCGCAGATCCGCAATCTGATTGAGCAGTTGAACGAGACCGTCCCAGGTGGCACGACAATCGGGCCGGTGTTCGCCGGCATCCTCGGCCGCCACCCGGGCCCTTGGTTGCTCATCTTCGATGGACTCCAAAACCGCACAGATATCGAGGAATACATCCCGTCGCGAGGTTACGGCTCGATTATCGTCGCATCCAATAACAGTCTCAACTGGTGGCCAACTGCTCCGGTTATCGAAGTGGCTGAGTTCACCGAAGATGAAGCCATCGATTGCTTTGCAGCGTATGCGGATATCGGGCCCGCAGATCTCGACCGTGCCCGCGATTCGATCCGCGAGATTGTTGTCCGTTTGGGTCTGGTGCCCTTGGCTGTGAGCATGTCTGCGATCTACTTCAAGAACACTGAGGGTCAACTCGACGAGTTGGCTTTGCAGTACTTCAGCGATTTGGAAGCGCTCGCCGACGATGCATCGATACCGCCCGGCTTCCCGTCGACGGCGTTTGCAGCTATCCAGCATGCCGCCCGCAGCTTGGCAAAAGGCACGCGAACCGGGCAGGTGTACGGCAGGTCGGCGCGGGCCGTCGTGGAGATCGGCTGTCTGCTTGCACCAGAACTGTTGCCACTCAACTTCGTTCTGCAGGCGACAGACGAATCAGTCTACGTCGATCTTGCGAACCTCCCGGTACCAACCGAGGTAGATCAAGCTGTTCGTCGGGGAGTTCTGTCTGCGTTGCGCACGCAGTCCATCGCTCAGCGAGTTGTGAACGACGGGGAAGGTAACCGCACACCCGTCAGTGAGACGGTTGCGGTCCATCCCCTCGTACACGACATTCTCCGCCGGTCATACTTGGCCGCTGTACCCCACGGCTATCTAGAGTCCCAGTGCACCGTATTCATGTACTTCCTTGTCGGGTGGCTGGGAAAGTTGCGCGACCAAGGCGAATTCTTCGCAGTCGAACAGCTTCGCGTCCACGCCGATGATCTTCTGGCGCTCATCGCGGAGAACGAGCCGTTATCATCGATGTCGAGGCAGAGTCTCCGTGTATTCACCTACGCAAAAGCACTTCTGCGCGCCGAGCTCAGCACGTGCGCAGCGAGTCGTGGCAGGCTGCAGCAGGCACTTGAACTCGGTCATGCCGCAACACAGGACCTGGCGCCGTGGCTGCATGAGCAACATGCGCGACTCATCCGAGCCAAGATTCTCAGCAACATGATCGGCGATCTATCCATCGGCGAGGCAGCCCCGGAGATGGTCTCCACACTCGTGAACCCACTCCTGGTCGCGGTTCGCGAAGCTACAGCCAGCGCGGACGAGTCGAAACGCAGGTTCGGCTACGTAATCGCCGCCGAGACCCTCAGCTACCTCAATCGCACCGATCTGCACCGCAATTCGCCGCTATTAGCCGGAGCGCGGACCGAACTCGCCGGCATCGCGGACAGTGACCCCTCTGCGAATCCTGGCGGTGCGATACAGAACAATCTCGCGAATCGTCTCTACGAGGCGGGGCAGTTTGAGGAACTCCTTCGTCACGTACTCCTATGGCGGGAAGCCAATGAGTCAATCGAAAACGGCGTGCTCCTCGACGCGTTGATGATCGTGTGCCAACTCCATACTGACGATATCGACAATGCGCTAGCCGCGACTGACGCTCTCGTCTCCACCAGCGTGCACGCCAACTACGTACTTCTATCCATGCACGAAGCCTTGAAGAAAGTTGGCCGAGAACTCCACCGGGTGATCCCTACGCTGCCCGCACATCGCGATCGTCTCCAATCCGCGCTGGAGCGCGTACTTGCGCGATACAACCAACTCAGCGATTTGTCGGGAGGAGCTCCTCCCGACAGCTAGGACACTCGAAGCACTGATAACACCCAGGATTGTCAGCCGCCGCTCAGGACTCGCAGTGCTGCGTGCCCTCGTCGTGAGTTTGTCCCCGTAGCTATCCACGATCGATGGCCAAGATCACTGAGCATCGTCCACAGCGCGGCGATACGTTTGCGGTCGCTGCCAATCATCCGAGCGCGATCACCAACCGGATCGGTCACTGCGCAGGCCAGCACTGCCGCGTCATCGAGATGGCGACCGCGATCACGCGAGTCATCCAGGTAGGCAGCGCCTTTGAGCACCAACGCGCCCAGCACGTCAGGAATGCTGAGCGTGACGGCGCCCGCGCCGGCAGTCACCTCACAGTTGACCGTCTTGCGCAGCGCCGAAGTCCCACCCGGGACGGCAAACACCTTCCGCTGCAACACCTTCGGATGAAGCTTGAGCGGAAGGCGATCGGCCACCATGACATCGACCGTCTCGCCGTCGCCAGCACCACGGACGAAACGGTGTACCGGCCCGCTGCCGACGGGTTCACGCAGGCGATATCCGAGGCGTTCCAAGTCACGCCGGACACCACCAAATGTCGCCGCTCCGGTCTCGATGTGCAGGATCATGTCCACATCACGCGTGGCGCGGGTCAGCGGCAACCCCGCCCGCACCGCATGCAGCTGCACCATCAATCCACCCACCAGCGTCCACTGCGTGCAGGGGACGGCGTGGGCGATCTCGACGAGCTGCGGCCACGGCGACGGCCATCCGCCGGCCGGGGCATCCACCTGCCAGAGCGGTCGATTCTCGGCCTGCGGACTCATCGGTCCCGTCGTCCCGACACGCGCCGGCCGGTGTCACCGGAACGAAACCGGTCGAGCAGATCCTCCAGGACACCGATCCCCGCAGCAGACTCACGGGTGTCCAGCGACTCGGCCAAGTCGACCGCCACCGCGGCCGTCACGATGTGGTCGACCGCGTAGCCGGCATCCTCAGGCACCACCCGCACGATCACGTCACCCCCCACGTCATCGATAAGCCCGGCCGCGCCGACCACGCCGGCCAAATCGCGAGCACGAACATAACCCTCGACTCGCCCATCGACAGCCGTGAGATCGAACAGCTGCGACATCGCCTCATCGTGCAATGCACTGACTCCCGAGGCCAGCAGCCCGGTATCGGTGCCCCACCCACGCATCCGAAGCACCGACGCGCGGCGACGCGTCATCCAACACAACTGCGACGCGCCGCCAGCCCGCAGCCGATGCCGCAGCCGCGACAACGCCGAGGCGTCCAGCCAATCCACACGCTCACCGGAGAGCAACGCGAGTGCCGCCCACGCCGTGGCCGGCGTCCATGGGCGCCCATTGTGGCGGACCTGGTTTGCCAGCCGATGCACCGACGCACCATCCAACAACAACGCACCGCCAACCGTCCGCGTCACCGTCAACTCCCCCGCACGGGCAAGCCGCGCGACCTGCCGCGCCGAAACCCCCAGGATCTCCGCACCTGCCACAGCCGTCATCTCACTCACACATATATAGTCGACCAGAGGACGCATTTACGCAATATATGCAGCTCAAACTCATGACGATGGCCATCGGCCGTTCCGTCAACGACCGAGTTGGAAGGTCTCAACTCGTGTCGCAGGTGGACAACTCCCCCCTCGGACACCCGCTTTACGGCCCGACGCGCCGCTTCGGCGGCGGGTAGACGGCTCTGGCGATCGTCGCCGACAGCCAGCCGATCCACCATCCCCCGAAAACCATCATGAACGTGTGCCGGGTGGCGCTGCCGGCCGCTGACGAAACCCCGGCCAGAATGACGGCCCACACGATCGCGCAACCAATGCTGTAGCCCGTGTAGGTGTTGCGGAAGTGCCGACTCATCTCGCGAATCCTCTCGATCGTGCCTGACCTGAAAAGCGATATGCGGCAGCCGACGGAAAGCGGCTCGTCGCCGAACATGTCCTCCAGCAAGGCCACCAGTTCATCGCCGTAGCGGCCACGCCAGGCCCGCGGATACCACCGCAGCACCCGCCGCGCGTCGTCGGCGTTCATAACGACCAGCCAGGGCGGGGAGCGAGCAACGGTATACCCAACCGCTGCGCGCCCTCGTTGGCGATCGCGCCCAAATCCCGCACGGCCGCGGCAAGTTCGGCGCGCCCGGCGGCCGTTAAGCGATAGGGGCGCCGCCGCTGGCTGTGTTCCAGGGGCTCGATAAGGCCGCGTTCCTCCAAGCGGGTGATCGCCCCGTAGAGAGTTCCCGGCCCCAGTTGCGCGCCGGAAAAGGCTTCGATATCGCGCGCCAACGCATAGCCGTGCTTGGGACCGGAAGCCAAACTCGTCAAGATCAAGAAACCGGGATCGTTCGGCCTGCTCGCCACACCAGCCAGACTAGTACGTTTGACGTAGTAAGGTCAAAGCCGTCGGCTTTCTGGTCAATCCTGTTCGCGCGCAACGCTATCCGGCTCGACATGACGGCGGGCCGGTCAGGTCGTCTCGGCCACTTGCTGCCACACGTAGGCTGAACGGGGGGCTGGACCGGGGGCCAGTGAGCCGGGAGTGCAGACCATGAAACCACCGAGCGGCTTCCTCCGGCGGACGGCGACGCGCACGTTCCGCGACCGGCGCGAGGCCGGTCGCGCGCTGGCCGCGGAGCTGACGTCCTATCGCGACCGGGACGGCGTGCTGGTGTTCGGGCTGGCACGCGGCGGCGTCCCGGTGGCCTGGGAAGTCGCCGCGGCGTTGCACGCCCCGCTGGATGTCTTCCTGGTCCGCAAGCTCGGGGTGCCGCGTTGGTCGGAGCTTGCGATGGGCGCGTTGGCCAGCGGCGGCGTCGTGATGAACGACGACGTGGTCTCCAGCCTGCACGTCACCGACGAGCAGGTCCGCGAGGTGATCGCCAGCGAGACGGCCGAACTCGCCCGGCGCGAGCGGGCGTACCGCGGCGGGCGCCCGATCGCCGACCCACGCGACAAGGTCGTGATCCTGGTCGACGACGGCATCGCCACCGGCGCCAGCATGCTGGCGGCCGTCCGTGCCCTACGGGCCGCCGCCCCGCGGTCGATCGTGGCCGCCGTCCCCGTCGGACCGCCGTCGACCTGCCGCGAGCTCGCACGGGAAGCCGATGACGTGGTGTGCGCGACCATGCCGCCCGGATTCGAGGCCGTGGGGCAGGCCTACGCCGACTTTCACCAGATCAACGACGACGAGGTTCGCGAACTGCTCGGCACGCCAACCCGCTGAGCGGCCGGCCTACTTGGCCGGGTCGTCGCCCCGGGCCTCGGCGGGCACCGCCGATTCCCCGGCCGCTTGGGTGACGGCATCGTCCACCGGCTCGTCGACGGCGGTGGTCTCGGGTTGGCCCTCGTCCGGGAGTTCCTCGGGGTAGTCGACGTACGCGTCCTCATCGTTGATGGCCACGTGGTCATCGTCCGCGGCGCCGGCGTCACGTCGCTGGCGTTCCCGCAGCGCGTCGATGATCAGCAGCGCCACGCCCAGGACGCTGGCGCCGATGCACACCCAGGCCACCAGCTCATTGCTGGTGACCACCGCGAACACCAACGCGACGAGCCCGATGAGGGCGAGTACCAGCGCAATGATCAGCATCGGTCATCCTCCAGCCGACGAGCGGGACCGCCAGGTCCAGTGCGGGTCTAGTGTGCCAGCCTCGGAGCCCGGCCGAGCGTCCGACACGGTTGGCAGGCTAGTTCAGACTAGTTATTGCCTCGGTTGAATTGCTCGAACCCGCCGGCATCGGCGCTGGAGTCGACGGGCGCCGCCGATCCGCGCTGGCCGAGTTCCTCGAGCTGAGACTCCAGGTAGGTCTTGAGCCGGGTGCGGTACTCGCGTTCGAAGGTGCGTAGCTGCTCGAGGCGGCCTTCCAGCACGGTGCGCTGCTGGTTGATGGTTCCCATGATCTCGGAATGTTTGCGCTCGGCGTCGGCCTGCAGGGCGTCGGCCTTCTCCTGGGCCTGACGCAGCTGGGTCTCGGAGCGGGTTTGGGCGTCGGCCAGCATCGCGTCGGCGCGTTGCCGGGCCTCGGCGACGGTGGTCTCGGCGGTGTGACGGGCCTCGCTGAGGATTTGATCGGCGTTAGCGCGGGCGTCGGCCAGCATCTTGTCCGATTCGGCCTTGGCGGTGCTGGTCAGCCGGTCGGCCGTGTCCTGGGCCAGGCTCAGAACCCGGGCGGCCTTCATGGCCTGCTCCTCGTTGGTGCCCGCCGCTGCCGCCACCGGCGCCGGCTTGGCCGGCTCTGGTTCGGGGACAGGAATCGCCTGGGTGGGCTGAGCAGCGACGGGGCCGGCGCCACCGCCGGCGGCGGCCAGCTCTCGGTCGAGCTCCTCGATCCGCTGACGCAGATCGGAGTTTTCTTCGATGAGCCGCGTCAGCTCGTTCTCCACCAGGTCGAGAAAGGCGTCGACCTCGTCTTCGTTGTAACCGCGCTTGCCGATGGGCGGCTTACTGAACGCCACATTGTGGACGTCGGCTGGTGTAAGCGGCATTGTTATCCCCTCGAGTTCCTGTCAAACGATCTGGAAAGTGTAGAACGGAGTGGTTGCCGTCATGCAACTGGCGTCCATCCTGTCACACCAGACCCGGCGGTAGCCGATTAGCCCAATAACTAAGAACCAATTTCACACATTAAGACCGATAAAATCCAAATCCTTAAAATTTTGAAATCGCGGGCGCCAAACCGACGCTAAAACGTGGCCGAACCGTCTCCGTGTTGGAAGGTGTTGGACGGTGGCTCCCGTCATGGGCCGGAACCGGCTCACGCCGCGGCGCCAAACGCCAGTTGCATGCCGATGAACGCGACGAGCAGCAGCACCATGATGGACAGGTCGAAGCGGACCGCTCCGATGGTGAGTTGAGGGATCAGCCGCCGCAGCAGTTTCACCGGCGGATCGGTAATCGACATGATGATCTCCAGGATCACCACCGTGATGCCGGTCGGACGCCAGTCACGGCTGAACGAGCGAATGAACTCCACGACGACCCGGGCGATGAGCAACAGCCAGAAGATGAACAGCGCAAACCCAAGGATCTGAAAGAACAGCACCAACTCTACAAGCCCCGACCTTGCCGATGAGATTGACCGATGACGTCAGTCGCCGCTCACGAGAGCGGCAGTCGCCAGCGTACCGACTCCAAGGTGCGGGCACACATCTCGCGTGGCCGTCGTAGAGAGCCGGACGGGGCAGATGCGCCTATTGGTAAGCGTAGAAGCCGGTTTCGGCGATCCGGCGACGCTCCTCCGGCGAGACGTCGACGTCGGCGGGCGACAGCAGGAACACCTTGGTCGCGACCTTGTCGAACGAGCCGCGCAACGCGAAGGCCAGGCCGGCCGCGAAGTCGACCAGCCGTTTTGCGTCGGCGTTGTCCATCGACACCAGGTCCATGATGACCGGGGTGCCGTCGCGGAACCGCTCGCCGATGGTGCGTGCCTCGCTGTAGTCCTTGGGCCGCAGCGTGGTGATCTTGGACAGCGGGCTGCCCTCGTCGAACAGCATCGCCATCCGGCGTGGGTCCATGGCCAGCGCGCCACGGGTGGAATTGCGCAGCCACGAGCCGAACCGCGGGCGGCCCATCTCGGGCCGGTCGAACTCGCGGGGATGAACGGGGCTGTAGCGGGGCTCCTCGCCGTAACCGCCGCGGTAGCCGCCGGGCGGCGGGTAGTCGGCGGGCTCGCCGCGGAGGTCGTCATAGTCGCGGCCGTCATAACGGCCGTACCCGTCGTCGAACCGGGGCCGCGGGAAGCCGCGGGAGGGAGCACGGTCGTCGTAGTACTCGTCGTCGTAGTCCTCCATCGGAGCCATACCGAAGTAGGCCTTGACTTTGTGCAGTGTGCTCATCGCGTAACCCTTCTAGCCCCTGGGATTTGTGGTGTCTGTGATGAAGGTGTGACTACAGTGACTACTCACGGTGACGGTAACCGCCGCGGACCCAATAGCGCGGTACCGACACGCACACATGTCGAACCATGTTTGACGGCGATTTCGAAATCGCTGGACATACCGGCGGACAGTCCCACGGCGTTCGGGTGCGATTCGAGCACCCGGCGGTGCTCCGATTGCAGCCGGTCGAAGGCTCGGTCGGGGTCCCAGTTCAGCGGCGGGATGCCCATCAACCCGACTAGCTCCAGGCTTTTCGACTCCTCGACCCGCGCGCAGACCTCGTCGACCGCGCCGGACGCCGTGATGTCGACACCGCCGCGGGACACGTCGCCGTCGAGGCTGACCTCGACGTAGGC
The nucleotide sequence above comes from Mycobacterium malmoense. Encoded proteins:
- a CDS encoding PAS domain-containing protein; its protein translation is MVDDFDDAAVVAGTAQRVGRFRFFLDGQRWEWSKAVARMHGYEPRTVTPTTELLLLHKHPDDRQQVTAVLDRVLQGEPFNSRHRIIDTAGHTRFVVVVGDSMVDESGSVIGTSGFYLDVTTGDSGGHHHDDLGDGGCAGAD
- a CDS encoding PadR family transcriptional regulator, whose protein sequence is MASRPNDPGFLILTSLASGPKHGYALARDIEAFSGAQLGPGTLYGAITRLEERGLIEPLEHSQRRRPYRLTAAGRAELAAAVRDLGAIANEGAQRLGIPLLAPRPGWSL
- the wag31 gene encoding DivIVA-like cell division protein Wag31, with protein sequence MPLTPADVHNVAFSKPPIGKRGYNEDEVDAFLDLVENELTRLIEENSDLRQRIEELDRELAAAGGGAGPVAAQPTQAIPVPEPEPAKPAPVAAAAGTNEEQAMKAARVLSLAQDTADRLTSTAKAESDKMLADARANADQILSEARHTAETTVAEARQRADAMLADAQTRSETQLRQAQEKADALQADAERKHSEIMGTINQQRTVLEGRLEQLRTFEREYRTRLKTYLESQLEELGQRGSAAPVDSSADAGGFEQFNRGNN
- a CDS encoding YggT family protein, producing the protein MVLFFQILGFALFIFWLLLIARVVVEFIRSFSRDWRPTGITVVILEIIMSITDPPVKLLRRLIPQLTIGAVRFDLSIMVLLLVAFIGMQLAFGAAA
- a CDS encoding cell division protein SepF, yielding MSTLHKVKAYFGMAPMEDYDDEYYDDRAPSRGFPRPRFDDGYGRYDGRDYDDLRGEPADYPPPGGYRGGYGEEPRYSPVHPREFDRPEMGRPRFGSWLRNSTRGALAMDPRRMAMLFDEGSPLSKITTLRPKDYSEARTIGERFRDGTPVIMDLVSMDNADAKRLVDFAAGLAFALRGSFDKVATKVFLLSPADVDVSPEERRRIAETGFYAYQ